A region from the Desulfoglaeba alkanexedens ALDC genome encodes:
- a CDS encoding type II toxin-antitoxin system MqsA family antitoxin, whose amino-acid sequence MKCMYCQGTMVRGHAPFHIDRENIHVSFDNVPAWVCTQCGEVYFEETEVNAVQDVIKAVDEQAHKLARTA is encoded by the coding sequence ATGAAATGCATGTATTGTCAGGGCACAATGGTGCGCGGACATGCGCCATTTCATATTGATCGTGAAAATATCCACGTCAGCTTCGACAACGTTCCCGCTTGGGTGTGCACGCAATGCGGAGAAGTCTATTTCGAAGAAACCGAGGTAAACGCAGTCCAGGACGTCATCAAGGCTGTAGACGAGCAAGCACACAAGCTTGCACGCACGGCATGA
- a CDS encoding KamA family radical SAM protein, which translates to MFEIEAKTGEASGSLVVQGRGQAAVSGGAGRIEAFAGRWSVPAEPLRRVAEVYPFRTSAHFERLMQRPGDPIWMQVVPDPRELQDAGGFRDPLGEEERSPVPNLVHRYPDRVLWIVCNRCAVHCRFCTRKRRWTDSVPADASLQAAGLDYIKKHPEIRDVLLSGGDPLMLHPSTLEEYLRALRAIRHVAIVRIGTRVPSADPDRITPELARMLALYHPLYVNIHFNHPREINSRSALACSRLADAGIPLGSQTVLLQSVNDSAEVLRELFVGLLRLRVRPYYLFQMDLMESTAHFRTPLHRGLAIVQSLRNRISGLAIPQFVVDLPGGHGKVPLLPNAIHRVKQDRVVFRDFTGKNREYPLMPGEEDELKRFLSAE; encoded by the coding sequence ATGTTTGAGATCGAGGCGAAGACCGGGGAGGCTTCCGGATCTTTGGTGGTTCAAGGGCGTGGACAAGCCGCCGTAAGCGGCGGGGCGGGAAGGATCGAAGCCTTTGCCGGCCGCTGGTCCGTTCCCGCGGAACCGCTCCGGCGGGTGGCGGAAGTCTATCCCTTTCGAACGAGCGCTCACTTCGAGCGCCTGATGCAGCGGCCGGGCGATCCCATCTGGATGCAGGTGGTTCCGGATCCCCGGGAATTGCAGGACGCGGGCGGCTTTCGAGATCCCCTCGGCGAAGAAGAACGTTCGCCCGTTCCCAACCTGGTTCACCGCTATCCGGACCGCGTTTTGTGGATCGTATGCAACCGATGCGCCGTTCATTGCCGCTTCTGCACCCGAAAGCGGCGCTGGACCGATTCGGTGCCTGCGGACGCGTCGCTTCAGGCGGCCGGGCTGGATTACATCAAGAAGCACCCGGAAATCCGGGATGTGCTGCTTTCCGGGGGCGATCCACTCATGCTTCATCCTTCCACTCTGGAAGAGTATCTCCGAGCACTGCGTGCCATCCGTCACGTGGCGATCGTGAGGATCGGCACCCGGGTGCCCTCGGCGGATCCCGATCGAATCACCCCGGAACTCGCCCGTATGCTGGCCTTGTACCATCCCCTCTACGTGAACATCCACTTCAATCATCCCCGGGAAATCAATTCCCGTTCGGCCCTGGCCTGTTCACGCCTGGCGGACGCGGGCATCCCGCTCGGAAGCCAGACGGTGCTGCTTCAGTCCGTAAACGATTCGGCGGAAGTGCTCCGGGAGCTTTTCGTGGGCCTGCTGCGCCTACGCGTCCGCCCGTACTACCTGTTCCAGATGGACCTGATGGAAAGCACGGCCCACTTTCGAACACCGCTCCACCGGGGCCTCGCCATCGTCCAGTCTCTCAGAAACCGCATCTCAGGGTTGGCGATCCCTCAGTTTGTGGTGGACCTTCCCGGGGGGCACGGCAAAGTGCCGCTGCTTCCCAACGCCATTCACCGTGTGAAGCAGGATCGGGTGGTCTTCCGGGATTTCACGGGAAAGAACCGGGAATACCCGCTCATGCCCGGTGAAGAAGACGAACTGAAGCGATTCCTTTCGGCCGAATGA